The genomic interval CATAGGTGGCGAGCTGTATTATGAATGTTTAGGTTATGGAAATAATGGATTAGATACTACCAAAAGAAAATATTTAATTACCATCAAATTGTATCGTGATTGCGGCGCTCAAACACCATTTGATGCAAATCTTGGATTTACCATTTACCGACAAAATGGAAATCAATATGTCAACACAAAAACAGGAAATGGTTCTAATGCAGAATATCGAATTCCTTTTACGATCCCTGTAGAAAATATTGATCCACCTGTTTATCCATGTCTTCAATTACCGCCAAATATTTGTGGAGAAGCAGGCACCTATGAAATGATTGTTGAATTGCCAATTATTAATCAAAATTATTTGATTGTTTGGCAGCGCTGTTGTAGAAATGGTACGATAACGAATATCGTTGATCCGGGTGCAACAGGTGCAACCTACAGTATGGAAATCCATCCGGAAGCACAGCGTACCTGTAATAGTTCTCCCAGATTTATTAATTTTCCACCCATCGTTTTATGTGTAAATGCACCCTTTAAATTTGATCATTCAGCATTAGATAAAGAAGGTGATTTATTAATCTATGAATTTTGTGAGCCACTTAAAGGTGGTGGACAAGGAAATGGCGGAGGTCCAAATGCGAATTGTAATAATCCGACTCCAACTCCAGATTGTCTTCCTCCATATTCACCAGTTGCTTATAGATTTCCATATACAGCCTTGTTTCCATTAGGAGGAAACCCTCCAGTCACCATAAATTCTCTCAATGGCATAATAACTGGTAAGCCGGATGTTATAGGTCAATTTGTGGTAAGTGTTTGTGTTTATGAATATAGAAATGGCATTTTACTTTCCGTTCTAAAAAGGGATTTTCAATTTAATGTTGCAAGTTGTGAAGGAAATATTGAAGCCAGATTAGTTGGGGCTAGTAAACTTACACCAGATCATTTTGAAATTACGGTTTGCGGTACCAATGAATATCAAATATTAAATGCAAGTGTTGACTTTAAATTTATAAATGAAATTATGTGGACCTATGAAAACGGAGGTGCTATAGATACCTTCTTTGGTTGGGCTCCATATATTAAGTTTAAAGAGGGTGGAGTTCACAACGGACAATTTATTATAAATCCTGGTACCAATTGCGGGGATACGGGCTATTTTAAAATAAATGTCATCCCTGATTTAAAATCGCAATTTACGGTTGTTTATGATAGCTGTAAGGCCGGCCCAGTTCAATTTACAGATCTTTCAAGTTCCGCCTATAGCAATATTTCAAGTTGGACATGGAGCCTCGGTGATGGAATTACTTCCTTTTCACAAAATCCTAATGTAAATTATATTCATCCTGGAACGTATCCGGTATTATTGACCATTAAAGATAATTTTGGATGTGTAAATACAGTTTTTAATGAATTGAAATGGTATCCAGCTCCCGACGTTATTGTATTCCGTCCGAATGTAAGTGAAGGATGTGTACCCTTAAATGTAGAATTTAAAAACGTATCTTTTCCAACAGATAATTCCTACCGTTTTCTATGGAAGTTTAGCGATGGAGCTATAGATTCTGGTTTTACAATAGACCATACATTTACAGATACCGGTGTTTTCGATTTAAAATTAGAGGTGACTTCTCCATTAGGTTGTTATAATGAAGGTACATTTAATAATGTTATTTATGTTTATAATCCACCTATAGCAGACTGGGAAATAGATAAAAGTATCGTCAATATAAAAGATCCTATTGTTCAATTAAAAGATCTTTCTGCAGGTACCATAGGAAGAACCTGGATCATTGATGGAAAGCAGTATTTTTTTAATTCGGCTTTGCAATATGAATTTAATGACACGGGCATACATCATATTCAAATGATTGTAACAGATCGATTTTTATGTACCGATACTTTAGAAGCAGACATTACAGTTTACAGAGACTTTAGCTTGTTTATGCCTAATGCATTTACACCCAATGGAGATGGGAAGAACGATGTTTTTGTTGCTAAAGGGCAAATTCATTCACTGGAAAAATTTCAACTCCAAATTTTCGATAGATGGGGTGGGCGAATTTTTTCAAGCTCTGATCCTGATATTGGCTGGAATGGTAAATTTCAAAATTCTGATAAAGATGCACCTCCGGGAATCTATGTTTACGACTTGTATTATAAAGTTGTGCGGAAAGAAGCCTTCCATGAGCGAAATATGCTAAGTCTTATTAAATAATTATCGGTGTTGTTAGAATCCTTATATCATAAGCTGGAAAAGGCATTAGAAAAGAATGCAATCCAAGAAAATGCTTTTTGGATGAAAAATTATATGCGGAATCAATTTGATTATTATGGAATTAAATCTCCGGTAAGAAAAGAAATAGTAAAGCTTATTTTTGAGAATTATCAATTGCATGATAAAGATGAATTTCTTGCTTTTGTAGAGCGATGTTGGTCCCATGAAAAGAGAGAATTTAAGTATGTAGCATTAGATTTAAGTTTTCGATTTTCAAAGAAAATGGATCCTGGATTTATTGCTCCATTTGAATCCTTAATTGCAAGAGAATCCTGGTGGGATACCGTGGATGGTATTGCGCCAGGTATTATTGGTACTATTGTAAAACGCAACCTTGAACTTCGGGATGAATATTGTAATCGATGGATTGAATCTGATAATTTTTGGTATCAACGTTCCGCAATCATTCTTCAACTAAAATTTGGTAATTTAACAGACTTTGAATGCCTGCAAAAATTGATTTTAAGAAGGGCAGATAGCAAAGAATTTTTTGTTCAAAAAGCTTCAGGCTGGGCATTGCGCCAGTATTCTAAAACGCATCCTGATCTTGTGAAAAACTTTATAAGGAATCATAAAATTTCAGCATTAGCGGCAAGAGAAGGAATGAAAATAATTTTAAAATCAACTTAATTAAGCTTGAATTATTAATGATAAAATGAAATTAAATATTTTATCAGTTATTAAACACCTTAAAATCTTTTGAATCACTCACTTTTAAGATATAGGATCTTGTACATTGTTCATGCACATATTGATCATATCCTTCTACAATTCCGGTAACAACGAAGCGTTTATTATTTGGATTTTTGATATCACTGTAGAGTTCTATTGGAACACTTGTTCCAAATTCAATTTTTACCGTGTAGTCAAAATTATCAGGATCTCTTGCAAAAATGGTATTTCCAGCGGTCATTAAATTATTGTTTTCCAATTTCATTTCTAAGGTTAGTGGCTTGCCTTCACAGGACATCGTTTTATGGCAAGGCCCTTTACAATCTGAACGTTGTGTGATCCCTTTAATGCCTTTTGCTACGGAACCTCCCGGTGAACAGGAATTGAAAAACAAAAGAACTATGGAAATAGAATATATTATTTGTTTCATTTTCTGAAAATTAAGCTTGAATTAAAAGCAGAATACAATTATTTTCCAATTAATTCATTCACTAAACGATCCGCTTTATAAATATATTTCAAAGCAGCATAAATTCCTCCTGTATGAACAGCTATAGTCCTGTTGGATACTTCATCAAAAATAAAATTTCCAGGAAGGGATTCAATATTTCCATCAAATATTAGACCCACTGCTTCTTTATTTCGATTAATCATAGGACTTCCCGAGTTCCCACCAATAATATCATTGGTTGTTATAAAACACATGGGTGCTTGTAATAATTCCTTTGGTGGGTTTTCCCATTTTGCAGGCAAAGCATATGGAAACTGTTTATTAAATGAATAGTAACGATCATACATTCCAAAATAGCTCGTTTTATAGGGCGCAATGGTACCATTATATTCATAACCTTTTACAATTCCATCCGCGAGACGCAATGTAAAGGTGGCATCTGGCGGTAAATTATTTCCTTTTACTTTAAAAACGGCATTCGCTACTTTCGTTTCCAAGGCACGTCTTCTAGGTACCGATGACTGAAAAGCGGATACGGCTTCATTATATTTCGGAACTAATATTCTGGATGCATCCAGTAAAGGATCATTTAGTTTTTTAAATTTCTCTGCATCTTTCATTAAAATTTTGGTCAATTTTTCAGAATCAGCAAAATCTGTTTTATCAAGAATTTTACTTGCTGCTTTCTCCGGAGTTTTTCCATCAAGTATCTGATCTATATATTTATTATCTGGATGTTCAAATTTTTTCAATTCGCTAAGATATACTTGAAAATAAGCTTTCTCTTTCTCTGTGTTTAAAGCGTTTGCATAATTTTTAATTTCTTCTCTTATTTTATCCAGTTTTGCAACTTGATCTGGTTGGGATAAAGCTTTTTCATAGCGGGCTAATGTAAAAAGCAGCATGACCGTATTACCTTTTATTGGGGATGCTCCAATTAAAGTAGATGCAGCTCCGTATTTACTTAATTCTTGAATGGCTTTTTCTAATTCAAGCCATGGATCTTCACCTTTTAATTTAGTTTTACTTCGAATTTCATCTTCCATTGATTTTTTACGATTCAATAAATTAGGTGTATTCAAACCTTTTAGGATTCCGGTAATCGCTTTAATTCCGTTTGATAATCCAAAAATTTCATTCAGCAATTTTACATTTGGACTTTTAGCGTATTCAGCTTGCATTAAATCATACCGGTTTTTCATCATTTCCAATTGTGAAGGATATCGAATGTCCCGATCGTATTCAAATTGTTTAAAGGTTCTATACCGTTCTGTATTTCCAGGATTTCCTACTACAAATACGGGTTCATTTTCTTCAGCACCTTCTATTTTGAATTTGAAATAATTTGCGCTTGTATTTAAAGGATTACCAGATTCATCATAGGCTCTCCAAAAAGTACAATCCAAAGTATACCGTGGATAGGTAAAATTGTCTGATTCACCACCAAATACACCCAAATCATTTTCAGGAATCATTACCAGTCGAATGTCGTTGTATTTCTTATAACCATATAAACTAAATTTACCACCACTATAAAATGTAACAGATTGAATCCGAAGCCCTTTCCAGGATTCTTTTAACTGATATTCGCGGATTGTCTGTGCTAATGCAGAATCCTGAAACATTTTACGGTCCGTATCATTTTTAGCTTTATCCATTTTATCTAAAATACGCTCAGAGATGTCTTCTGCTCTGATCATTTGTTCAACAAAAAGTCCTTCAGATTTTCGCTCATCTGTCAAATTTGAAGCATAAAATCCATTTTTCTCAAAATTTTCACCTTCTTTTTGAAGTGCTGGAACCACATCGCGAGAGCAATGATGATTGGTCATAATTAAACCATTTGGAGATACAAAGGAAGCAGAACACCAACTTGCAAATCGAAGGGAAGCTTTTCTGACATCATCATACCAGCTATCATCTGGAGTAAAATTATAAGCTTCTTTAAACCACTCTTTTGGAGGGTTTTCGAATGTCCACATTTTACCAAAATCAAAACGTTTCGCTTGATTTTGATCTTGGGCATTTATAATAAATTGAATGCAAACGATTGCTATTGTAAGGAAAGTCTTTAAATTCATAAAATATTAAATTATGTTAAATTCACGCAAATATAGCTAATACGAATATTTTCGTATTAAATTTTTTCAATCAGTAGTTTTTGGACAGAATTCAGCGAAATCGGATGGTATCCTGATTTTGCCATTTCAAAAATAATCCAGGCTTCTTTATTTAATGCATTGTCTAACATGGCAGTATAAATTGGCATTAAATACTTTCTCCGCCCATTTTGGATAAGAAAATTTTGAATATCAGGAAGTATTTGCTTACCAAAATTATTTTTGACTGCATATTCAAACCAAGCGCATTTTATCTCGCTGTTTCTGGCCGTTGATAATTTAAATGTTGAATTCAAAATCAAACATCTTTGAATGTTTTTATCATATGGTAATTTGCGAATAAAATAGATCCATTCATGCGTAGTCCACGCATCAGAATGTAAACTTTTCGGATTCATAGTTTTTAAAAATAAAACTAAGCTTTGATCAATATTTTTAAATCTTAGGGTATCATACGCTGGGGTAAATGAAATTAAACCCGGTTCATAAATCCATTTTTTTACGGTATCTAACAGACTTGTATCTTGTTTAATCAAATGCTCCACTGCAAATTTTAAAAATCCTTCACTGGTATTCGATTTATATTTAAAATATTCAAAATAATTTTTTAGAAATTGATCAAAAGCTGCTCGCCCTATTCGTTCTTCTAAAAAGCGCAAAAGTAATTTTCCTTTTTCATAAGCGATATCCGTTAGCGCTTCTTCTGGATCCATTCCCTGGAGATTTAATTTTAATTTACTAAGCGGATTTTCGGTTCCCATTTCGTGCATTGTTTTATTTAAATCCTGGAATCCTAAACTACTTAACATATCTGCATATGGTTTGCCATAAAGTGCTTCCATAATTCTGCTTTCAAAATAAGTAGTGAAGCCTTCATTCAGCCAAAAGTCATTCCAGCTAGCATTTGTAACCAAATTTCCTGACCAGGAATGGGCTAATTCATGAGCTAAAAGGGAGGTAAGACTCTGATCTCCTGCAATCACACTGGGCGTAAGAAATGTAATCCTTGGATTTTCCATCCCACCAAAGGGGAAACTTGCCGGAAGTACAATGACATCATATCGTTTCCATGGATAAGGTCCATATAAGTTTTCGGCTGTTATAAGCATGTTTTCTAAATCCGAAAATTCTGCTGCAGCTTTATCTAATAGACCAGGTTCAGCATACACTCCAGTTCGGTTGCCAATAGCTTTAAAATCAAAATCTCCTACAGCCAATGCTAATAAATAAGCAGGAATGGGAATTTCCATATCAAACTCATAAATTCCATCTGAAGTGCGTTGCATGCTATTCGTTGCACTCATTACAACCATTAAATCTTTAGGTGCAGATACCTTTGCATGATACGTAAACCGGATACCGGGACCATCTGGACAAGGGATCCAGGATCGGGCATAAATAGATTGACTTTGGGTAAATAAAAATGGATATTTCTTTCTTCTGGTTTGTTCCTTAGGAAGCCATTGTAATGCATAAGCATTTTGACCACTCATATATTGAATGCGAACTTTTTCCGTTTTGGCTTTTAATTCTATATGGATTCCAGCGCCTAAAACGGGATCTATGGTATCTATATGATAATGAGCTTCTGTTAAACTGCCACCGGATTCAATTTGAATACTTTGAATAATCAATCCTAAATTATCTAAAATGAGTTCTGAACCATGGTCTGCTTCAAGAGTATAACTAGCAAGACCTTCTATTCTTTTATTTTCAAAATTTATTTTCAAATCAAGATCCAAATGTTTCACTTTAGTAATCGATGGATTTGAAAAACTATGCGGATCCATCACCGTTTTCATGGAATCCTTTTGTGTGCTTGTTTTGCAACCAAAACAAAGTAGGAGCGTGCTAATCAGAAAAAGGAACATTTTTAAAGAGTTCATATTTTAGTTTGCTATTTTGGAGTCTTTATGTAACGAATTAAATTTTCATTTGTTGAAGGTAAAATACGGCTTCAGGTCCTAAATGAAAAATAAGATCTAAAACACTCAATTGTTGTAAAAATCCGGTATTGCCAGTATAGACTTGATAATATGCTGGATTTTTAAATTGATGTATAGTACCAGGGAGCATCATTGACCGAAGATCGGTAATTTCTTTTTCAGGATTTTTTTGAAAGCTTGATGTCCTTTGAAACGGTATTTGAAATTGAATTAATGCACTTATTAATTTAAGCGAATTAAAGTTTAATTCCAATAAATTATAGCAATCCGTAAATAGGAGTTCTCGAACGAATTCAATATAATAAATGAAATACGCAGATTTGCCATAGCTTGATTGAATTGCTTTAATATGGTTGTGTTGCCAATTACTGTCATATGCAATCTGGACTTCTTGAATTGGCATTTGATGGTTTTTACCTTTTTTTAACGGGATTGAAAGCTCCTGTCTGCCTTGACTACTGCCAATTTGATATCGGTTTCGAAAACTTCTTTTTTGATAATGCTCATGCACTTCAATTAAAGTATTCGTCGATTGCACCATATAAGCAATACTTTGAATCGGTGGAAAGATTTGTGATTCAATGAGAATGTTTTGATAGTTTTGCTGATTGATATCCATTTCTGATTTTAGCAATGCAAAGTTATCTAGAAAAACATGCTTTATACGGAAGGATTCTGGATAAAATGCCTTCATGTGATTTAAAAATGATTGTTATTTGTCCTTCCTATTATGAATTAGAGTTAAAGACAGCTTTAAATTCTTTATTGAATTGTGTTCCTTTAAATGGCATTGTAGAGGTATTTCCAATATTGAACTATTCTGATACCTCGGATCCAGAGATTATAAATTTTCACCAGGAACAATTTGAATATATTAAGAAGTTAGAAAAAGCTACATCAAATCAAAAAATAAAAGTGTTAGCATTGCCTCTATTTAGCTTGCCTGAAAAATTTGCTGGTGTAGGTTTAGCGCGTAAAATTGGCATGGACGAGGCTGTTCGAAGATTTGAAGATTTAGGGGTTAATGGTATTATTGTAAACTATGATGCAGATTGTTTGTGTAGCCCATTGTATTTGCAGCAAATTGAAAAGTCTTTTGGAATCCAAGCTAAAATGGATGCAGTTTCAATTGGCTTTAAACATCACTTGCATGATTTGAATCCAGCTTTAAAGCTTGCTATTCAAACATATGAACTTCATTTGCGGAGTTATATAGGTTGGCAAAAATACTTTAAGTATCCATTTGCTTTTCAAACTTTAGGATCCTGTTTTGCAGTAAAAAGTATTGCATATCAAGCACAAGGAGGTATGAACAAACGTAAAGCAGGTGAGGACTTTTATTTTTTGCATAAGTTTAGTGTATTAGAAACTTTAGGCGAACTCAACCAACCGCTTGTTTTTCCTTCTGGAAGAATATCAACACGCGTTCCATTTGGTACTGGTAAAGCAGTCCAGGAAATTATTGAACTGCCAGACAAATACCTAAGCTATAATTCTAAAGCAATCGGGTGTTTTTGTAATTTTTTCAATGTAATTATTACAAAATATTCTGATCTAAAGTTTGCTGTTCCATGGAAATCCTGGGTGCTGTCAGATTCCTTATCTGCGTTTTTAGAGCAACAAAATTTCGAAAGTGAATTACACGACTGCCTAAAGCATTGTGCCAGTGAAGCAACATTTAATAAAAGAATATCCAGATGGCTTAATCCGTTTCGATTAATGAAGTATCTGCATTTTGCACAAGACAACGAATTTGAGAATATAGAAGTTTTGGAATCTGTGAGAAATTTATTGAAGGCTAATCTTCCAAATTGTGATTTTGAAACATTGACAATGGAAGCGCTATTTGAGTATATGAATGATTTTGATTATAAATGCAAGGTATTGGCTTAGGCTAATTTTGATATGATTAAGGTAACTTCATATGCTAATTTAGCAAACGATTTAGAATTAGATTTGCAATCGTAAATAAATTTAGAGATGAATTCATTTGGAAATAATTTTAGAATTAGTATATATGGAGAATCCCATGGATCCTGTGTAGGTATATTAGTGGATGGAGTTCCACCAGGGATTTCTATTCATTTAGATGATTTTATAATTGACCTTGAAAGGAGAAAAGCAGGTAAACCTGGAATGACTACCAGAGTTGAAGAAGATACACCTATAATTAAATCAGGAATTTTTAATGGCTTTACGACAGGAGCGCCTTTGAATATTCAGTTTGCAAATAGCGATGTAAAATCCAAGGATTATGAGAAAACCAGATCGATACCACGTCCTGGACATGCGGATTTTGTAGCTTCAAAAAAGTATCTGGGATTTAATGATTATAGAGGTGGAGGACATTTTAGTGGACGGTTGACGCTTGCTTTAGTTGCAGCAGGAGTCATCGCAAAGAAAACACTTCCAGATATTCAAATCCATGCCGAATTAATTGAAGCTGGAGGTCTAATGAATATTGAAGAAGCCATTTCAAATGCTATTTTATCAAAAGACAGCATTGGAGGAATTATAGAATGTCGGGTAAAAAATTTACCAATTGGTGTTGGAGAGCCTTTTTTTAATTCATTGGAGTCCATGATAAGTCATCTTGTTTTTGCAATACCTGCAGTGAAAGGTATTGAGTTTGGAAGTGGATTTAAAGCGGTGAAAATGAAAGGTTCAGAACATAATGATTCTATTTTAGACGCAGAAGGCAAAACCGCTTCGAATTTTTCAGGTGGGATTAATGGGGGAATTAGTAATGGAAATGACATCGTATTTAGAGTTGCAATAAAGCCAACGAGCAGTATTCAAAAGAAACAAACTTCATTAAATATAAATTCAGAATCCATGGAGGAGTTTGTTATTGAAGGCAGACACGATGTATGTATTGCATTACGAGTGCCAGTTATCATAGAAGCAGCTACGGCTATTGTACTTGCAGATTTGATAAAATTTTTGAAATAAGCTAAGGGAACTCATTTTAACCTGGAATTAAATTCAAATTAGATTGTATTCCTATAATTTGAATTTATGTGGAATTGCAAATTATATAGCTGAATCGGAGTGCTTTAGAAATGAGTGACGATCACCCCTGCTTTGTTTTTGTTTTAGGGTTAAACAGAGAATAACAGCATTTAGAGGCTTTATATAAGTACAAAAAAAAACTCCGAATGTAATCAAACGGAGTTTTTTTTATGAGCGATTAAGTCTCTTAAGACATCATCATGTCGCCACCCATTGGTGCCATTGCTGGTGGAGCTGCGGTTGCAGCGCTAGCTTTTTTTCTTCCTTTGGAAGATTTTCTAGCACCTGCTTTTTTAGCTGTAGCTTTTTTAGGAGCTGCTTTTTTAGCCGTAGCTTTTTTAGCACCAGCTTTCTTTGCGGTAGCTTTTTTAGGAGCTGCTTTTTTAGCCGTAGCTTTTTTAGCACCAGCTTTCTTTGCGGTAGCTTTTTTAGGAGCCGCTTTTTTAGCTGTAGCTTTTTTAGGAGCTGCTTTTTTAGCTGTAGCTTTTTTAGGAGCCGCTTTTTTAGCTGCTGCTTTTTTAGGAGCTGCTTTTTTAGCTGTAGCTTTTTTAGGAGCTGCTTTTTTAGCTGTAGCTTTTTTAGGAGCTGCTTTTTTAGCTGTAGCTTTTTTAGGAGCCGCTTTTTTAGCTGTAGCTTTTTTAGGAGCCGCTTTTTTAGCTGCTGCTTTTTTAGGAGCTGCTTTTTTTGCAGTTGCCTTTTTAGCGCCTGCTTTTTTTGCGGTAGCTTTTTTAGGAGCTGCCTTCTTTGTGGTTTTCTTAGCAGTTGAACGTGCTTTTGCCATGTTTAGTTTTTTAACGTTAACGAATAAAAAATTTCAAATTTGTTGATTTGTGAAATGACATTACATTATCAGAAATCTTATCAAAGGTATGACATTTTTTAAATATGCAAATTATTTTTAATATTTTTTTGCAAAAAGCCTATTATTTTGATTGAATTTTATGAAATTTAATTAATTTCTTTTCTCAAATTCTCAATATCAAAGAGAATAATTAGTTGTGATTTTCAAAATCCGCACTTTATTATTAATTGGTCTTTTGAAGTTCGTGCACTTCTGGTTTTCTCTTAGAATTGATATCTGAATTGAAATTTTAATTCCGATTCATATGCTGTTTGATCCGCTATTTCAAAATTTTGATGCTCATCGAATTGAAAAAAATAGCTTGTGGCCAATTTCATTTCAAACGTACAAGCTTTTAATGGTCTGCATCGGATATTTACGTAAGCCCTTATTCCACGCCCATTGTATGCTGATAATTGGTATTGACTCAGTACATCATTTTCGAATTCATAAATTCTTGAATCATAATTTGAGATATCAAATAGGGCCAATCTTAAGTTTCCTGAAAATTTCGATTCTATAGATTTATAGAGGAGATCCTGACTGATTGCAAATCCCTGTGCAACTGAATTATTTTTGTTTACCCAATGAAATTCAATTCTCGAACGCCATATAAGTTCCATTTTGAGTCGGCTTTCAAGATGAATTCTCAATTGGCTGTTGAAATATTCGATGGGAAATTTTTCTTTTAAAAATATTTGCTCAAGATTGGATTCTTGGTTGATTTTATGTCTTATTTGAAGGTAGCTAAGCCATTTTTTACGTTCTGTGTATTGTATTTTAAAAGTAAATAAGTGACTTGTTGTAAGAAAATCATGCTGATATCTTAACCATGGATAAGCTATAAATTCAATATTTCCATGTATGAATATGCGATTTGTAGGATAGAGATTTATCGCAAAATAGATTGCTTTTTCATTTGTGCTGAGTGCATTCGTTGAAATCGTATTGCTCAATAATTGATAGAACCCAGGACTGAAGTTCCTATATGAACAGATTGCTTCAGCTTGTTTGCCCAAGCCTATAAGTAAATTTTCTATAGAAGCATAGTGGCCTGAATTGGCAATTGCGAGTTCGCCATTTATACAATAATTTTTATATATCCATTGGTGATGAAAGGAAACAGCATAAGCTTCCTTGCGCTGTGAATAATATATCTTATCTATTCTATGAGCATTGTTTAAAGAGGTATTAAACAGATTGAAAATACCATTTATTCCAAAGTTTAGATTTGGTGAATTGTAATGAATTGATAATCCACCCTGTTTTATCCTAAACGTATTCTGATCTGCAAGTTCGGATTTACTTCTGTGAAGGCCTGAGCTTTGGATTGTACTAACAAT from Saprospiraceae bacterium carries:
- a CDS encoding histone H1-like repetitive region-containing protein, whose product is MAKARSTAKKTTKKAAPKKATAKKAGAKKATAKKAAPKKAAAKKAAPKKATAKKAAPKKATAKKAAPKKATAKKAAPKKATAKKAAPKKAAAKKAAPKKATAKKAAPKKATAKKAAPKKATAKKAGAKKATAKKAAPKKATAKKAGAKKATAKKAAPKKATAKKAGARKSSKGRKKASAATAAPPAMAPMGGDMMMS
- a CDS encoding chorismate synthase — encoded protein: MNSFGNNFRISIYGESHGSCVGILVDGVPPGISIHLDDFIIDLERRKAGKPGMTTRVEEDTPIIKSGIFNGFTTGAPLNIQFANSDVKSKDYEKTRSIPRPGHADFVASKKYLGFNDYRGGGHFSGRLTLALVAAGVIAKKTLPDIQIHAELIEAGGLMNIEEAISNAILSKDSIGGIIECRVKNLPIGVGEPFFNSLESMISHLVFAIPAVKGIEFGSGFKAVKMKGSEHNDSILDAEGKTASNFSGGINGGISNGNDIVFRVAIKPTSSIQKKQTSLNINSESMEEFVIEGRHDVCIALRVPVIIEAATAIVLADLIKFLK